The nucleotide sequence gaggttctttttttgtctgattAACAGAATAAACGCAGAGAAAGCGAGATCCTGATGTCAGTCACCTGTcagacaactttaaaaaacacagcacaCCGGTTACATAAAGACACATTATTGGAGTAGGAGGTGCATGATACTCACTCTTCATCAGACTCATCAGTCTCATAAGTGTCTTCTTCATAGTCACTGTCATACCAGTCCCATATTAACTTCTTGATGTCTaattcttcttcatcatcattttctTCACGTTTCCTTTTTCTGGATCCTCCAGGCTGTGGAGTGTCAACTACGTGTTCTGAAGGCTGGCTGGCCTGTGGTTCAACCTCAGCAACATCTCCACTCTGGTGACCAGGGTTTGGGCTGTTGTTTTCAACATCTTCATCGCCACTCTCAGACCAGTCCCATTTGAACCTTTTGCTCtctacttcttcttcatcatcattttctTCACGTTTCCTTTTTCTGGATCCTCCAGGCTGGGGAGTGTCAACTACAAGTTCTGAAGGCTGGCTGGCCTGTTGTTCAACCTCAGCAACATCTCCACTCTGGTGACCAGGGTTTGGGCTGTTGTTTTCAACATCTTCATCGCCACTCTCAGACCAGTCCCATTTGAACCTTTTGCTCtctacttcttcttcatcatcattttctTCACGTTTCCTTTTTCTGGATCTTCCAGGCTGAGGAGTGTCAACTACGTATTCTGAAGGCTGGCTGGCCTGTGGTTCAACCTCAGCAACATCTCCACTCTGGTGACCAGGGTTTGGGCTGTTGTTGTTCTCCAACTCCTGGTCCGGGTCAAGTGTTCTGCGCCTTTttgcctctctttcctcctcatcGTCCTCTCTTGGTCTCTTCTTGGTGTTTTGTTCGACCTGCTCCTCAACTTGATCTTCCTCATTGGAGTCCTCCTGATCAGGATTGTTTTCCTGATCAGGATTGTTTTCCTGATTAGGATTGTTTTCCTGATCAGGATTGTTTTCCTGATTAGGATTGTTTTCCTGATCAGGATTGTTTTCCTGATCAGGATCGTCTACATGATCGCCACGCTCACGGACACGACTCGGTCTTGGGCGGTCGTTTGggtaatcatcatcatcttgaTGATCGCCTTCTGCATTGAACTGGTAAACCATCTTGTCAGTTTGTTTGTCAGGTACAAAACTCCAGCAATGTCTTCagactctctgagtgtgtgtgaactgtGAGGGATTATGGTGGTACAGTCTCTGGTTTAAAGACACTAAAAAACAGTGTAACAGTCAACAACTATGATGT is from Notolabrus celidotus isolate fNotCel1 chromosome 10, fNotCel1.pri, whole genome shotgun sequence and encodes:
- the LOC117820341 gene encoding uncharacterized protein DDB_G0283697-like — translated: MVYQFNAEGDHQDDDDYPNDRPRPSRVRERGDHVDDPDQENNPDQENNPNQENNPDQENNPNQEDSNEEDQVEEQVEQNTKKRPREDDEEEREAKRRRTLDPDQELENNNSPNPGHQSGDVAEVEPQASQPSEYVVDTPQPGRSRKRKREENDDEEEVESKRFKWDWSESGDEDVENNSPNPGHQSGDVAEVEQQASQPSELVVDTPQPGGSRKRKREENDDEEEVESKRFKWDWSESGDEDVENNSPNPGHQSGDVAEVEPQASQPSEHVVDTPQPGGSRKRKREENDDEEELDIKKLIWDWYDSDYEEDTYETDESDEE